ACCCGGTTCATCCCCGCGTCTGCGGGGAACGTGCAAACTCGTTTGGATTTGCCGAACCGGTTGTCGGTTCATCCCCGCGTCTGCGGGGAACGTAAATATAATTTATTTTATTTAACACCAAATCGCGGTTCATCCCCGCGTCTGCGGGGAACGTTAAAAAAATCCCCCAATCAGATTGATGTTGCCCGGTTCATCCCCGCGTCTGCGGGGAACGTGCGGCAAGGCTGTTAAGCCCTTCGATGACTACCGGTTCATCCCCGCGTCTGCGGGGAACGTGTCTAACTGGTGTCAATAATATCAACAGGTTACGGTTCATCCCCGCGTCTGCGGGGAACGTCTTGGTGATATTCGTTGCAAACTTGCCCGTGCCGGTTCATCCCCGCGTCTGCGGGGAACGTTAAGGACATCGCAGAAATATGTTCACCGCAAGCGGTTCATCCCCGCGTCTGCGGGGAACGTTTGAAATAGACCGAGAGGCCTATCACAAATTTCGGTTCATCCCCGCGTCTGCGGGGAACGTAGAAATAAGCGATGATAATATGATGGTTCGGGCGGTTCATCCCCGCGTCTGCGGGGAACGTGGTAGACCCTGTTGACGGGTTGTCCGTGGCAGCGGTTCATCCCCGCGTCTGCGGGGAACGTAATATATTGTGTTTTTTTAGTTGACCAGGCAACGGTTCATCCCCGCGTTTGCGGGGAACGTGCATCACAGTTTAATTTATCCCAATAGAGAGGCGGTTCATCCCCGCGTTTGCGGGGAACGTTTTCATTGCGGGGGCGGTAATGGGATTAGCGGCGGTTCATCCCCGCGTTTGCGGGGAACGTTAAAACATTTATTACAAAACTGACACATTACCCGGTTCATCCCCGCGTTTGCGGGGAACGTTGCAATTCCCGCAGAATATTTTAATTTCGTTCGGTTCATCCCCGCGTTTGCGGGGAACGTGTTTAATATAATATCTCCACACTGCATGAATTCGGTTCATCCCCGCGTTTGCGGGGAACGTTTCTTCGGGTACCCAGAGGCCGGAGTCGTCAAGGGTTCATCCCCGCGTTCCTGTCGAGATATCAATGCCGGCGTGCGGTTCATCCCCGCGTTTGCGGGGAACGTGGATTTTGAAATTTCAACACCGTCTTTTAGCACGGTTCATCCCCGCGTTTGCGGGGAACGTATCGGCACCATACACCCGCCGCCAGTAACCATCGGTTCATCCCCGCGTTTGCGGGGAACGTGGTTATATGCGCCTAAACGATAAAGGGGCAGCCGGTTCATCCCCGCGTTTGCGGGGAACGTCCATTCATTTGAGACAATCACAACATCATTTTCGGTTCATCCCCGCGTTTGCGGGGAACGTCGGAGCATGAATAACAAGAAGATTTTTACTGCCGGTTCATCCCCGCGTTTGCGGGGAACGTTTAATCCGGCAGCTTCGAAGATAATAGCAAAGCGGTTCATCCCCGCGTTTGCGGGGCGTTTAATCCGGCAGCTTCGAAGATAATAGCAAAGGGGTTCATCCCCGCGTTTGCGGGGAACGTCGCACCATTTACGACGACCAGATGAAAAAGGCCGGTTCATCCCCGCGTTTGCGGGGAACGTGAACATTCTCCCACTAAACAGGTTTTAAAGGACGGTTCATCCCCGCGTTTGCGGGGAACGTGTTGTTGTGGTTTTTTAACATCTATTTGTATCCGGTTCATCCCCGCGTTTGCGGGGAACGTTCCTGGGATGCAAGGTAGAGACGGTCCAGAAACGGTTCATCCCCGCGTTTGCGGGGAACGTGGGCAAATCATCCGCACGCAACACGACAACCCCGGTTCATCCCCGCGTTTGCGGGGAACGTGAATACATAATCACGGATGCTGTCGATTATTTCGGTTCATCCCCGCGTTTGCGGGGAACGTTCTGTCGTGTCGATCTCACCATACATCTTGATCGGTTCATCCCCGCGTTTGCGGGGAACGTTCGGTGTCAATTGCACTTGTCGTTACAATGAACGGTTCATCCCCGCGTTTGCGGGGAACGTCGTCAGGTATCTGGTCTATAATATTTCTCGCGCGGTTCATCCCCGCGTTTGCGGGGAACGTAAGTGTGAGCGGGGTTCTATACATATTACACGCGGTTCATCCCCGCGTTTGCGGGGAACGTAGCATTTTTTCAGCATTGAAAAGGTTAATCGCCGGTTCATCCCCGCGTTTGCGGGGAACGTCACGGCGGGCAGTTCAGCTTATGGATTGCTCGAGGTTCATCCCCGCGTTTGCGGGGAACGTAGCAAAAATCACATTCACAACTGACCAGGGGTCGGTTCATCCCCGCGTTTGCGGGGAACGTCAAATGGCTACCATCGGCAAGAATTGGAGTATCGGTTCATCCCCGCGTTTGCGGGGAACGTTTGCTGAAAACAAGTCTTTATACCGCGTCAGGCGGTTCATCCCCGCGTTTGCGGGGAACGTGATGGTGTTATAGGCTATTCACCCATCGCATACGGTTCATCCCAGCGTTTGCGGGGAACGTATTCATACTATCCGTATTGCTCAACACATTACCGGTTCATCCCCGCGTTTGCGGGGAACGTATTTATTGGAAGCTATGAAAATTATTATCAGTTTTCAAAGAGCAAAATTCTACCAAAAAAAATCTACAAGGAATCGGCCTCTCCATCCTGCGATATTTCCGGTAAAAAAGAAACCAGTTTCAATCCATCAATCTCCACCGGTTCACGCCGGTTAGCACCACATGTCACAAAATCAAACCCTGATTCCGTGTTTGTATTCCATGCCATCACAGCGTTGCCGTCTTCAATCCCTTTTATCACAGTGTCCCAGATCATCTCCCGCACCCTCCTGGTGACATTACCCACGTATACCCCTGCCCGTACTTCCAGAAGCCAGATTGCCAGACGCCCGCGTAATCTTGGCGGTGCATTCTCAACCACGATGACCAGCATCGCCGATGACCTCCTTATTGGGAATTGCCGGAGCTATCGATTCATCAGGCCTTCCAGGGAAAGGGAGACCTCCGGCACTCAGCACCTGTTCAATGGTGGGAATTATTCGGCGCAAGAGACGACTTTGCCGGAAGGCATCCCGGCAGGCCAGACGAACTTCCCTTTCGGGTTCTTTGGGATTCTTTGACGCAATGCGAAACGCCATGGGCACTACTGTTTCAAACTTGAAGAGATCGGCAATGTCATAGACGAATGACTGCGGTTTGCCCGTGTGAATGAAGCCCACTGCCGGTGCATATCCTGCCGCCAGAATAGCCGCCTCTGTCACACCGTAGAGACAGGCCGTGGCAGAACTGAGACAGCGGTTAGGCACATCACCGCTTTCCCATTCGGTGTAGTCATAATTCCGGTGAATCCATTTTACGCCATACTGACGGGCAAAAAGCTCGTACATCTTCCTCACCCTTACCGCCTCGATGCCCCTCAATTGTTCAATGCTGCGCCTTTCGGGCGGCTTCTCCTTAAAGCGCATCTCATACATCTTGCGGACAACTTTGAGCCGTGTTTCATCATCAAGGGCGAGTTTTGCCTGATAAAGGAGCCTGTCGGCTCTTGCCCCTCCGGGCTGCCCTGCCGAATAGAGACGCACCCCGGATTGACCCACCCAGATGAGAAGACACCCCACACGCGACGCCAGGACGACAGCCGCATGAGATACCCGCGTACCCGGCTCCAGCATGATGCATACCAGACTGCCAACAGGGATATGGGTCCGAATACCATTCTTATCAACCACGACAAAAGCCCCGTCGAGCACGTCAACGTTCCCCTTCTCCACATAGGCTACAGAAATCCGATCTTTTATGGGAATAGGTTTTAGGGGAGGAAGAATTGGTTCACCGTTCATCGATCATATCTCCTTTTTGAATATCGTTTATTATCACCTTTGTTATCACATTAAACGGTTATTATCACCTTTTCCGCCACTTAGCCCCGCGACCTGTTCCCAAAACTTCCAGCTTCCCTTCCGCACGTAGCGCCTCAAGTATGACTCGAATCATAGGCCGGCTGACCCCTGAACAGATGCTCGCAAGGTCTCCTACGCCGAATTCTTCCGGAAGATGTTCGATTGCCTCGCGTACCCAGGCTGTTTTTGCCCCACGGCTCGAACGAATAATGCCAACACGGTTTTCAAATTCTCTGTAAGCAGCAATTAAGATCCCAAGGCTATATTCCCACCATGGAAGAATTGCATGCCTCCTCCCCTCTTTCCAGTTTTCAGAAACACGATTCAGGACTTCATAATAGCTCTCTTTGCTTTCCTCAATCAGCCGTTCAAGACTGATATACCGGCTCACGTCATAACCGCTCTGATGGAGCAGCAGCACAGTAAGCAACCGGGATACACGCCCGTTTCCATCGGTGAAAGGGTGGATACAGAGGAAATCAAGCACGAAGGCGTGAAGCAACAGCAGGCGGTCTATCCGCCCTTCTTCCCACAGACGATTAAAGCGGGTGCACAACTCATTCATATAGAACGGTGTCTCCTGGGCTGAGACAGGCATATATCGCGTGATCCACCGTCCATCCGGGAGCCTTTCCTCAATCGTATTGTCTCGCCTTTTCCATTCACCGGCAGGAAGATCGGTTCGGCTGAGCATGTCACGATGGATTTTCAAGATCGTTTCCGGTGTTATAGAAAAACGTTCATAGGTAGTGTGAATGCGGGATAACACATCTTTATATCCCAGAACTTCAGCCTCCGACCGGTTTGCGGGGGTGGCTCCTTTTTCCAGAAGTGGCTTA
The DNA window shown above is from Pseudomonadota bacterium and carries:
- the cas1e gene encoding type I-E CRISPR-associated endonuclease Cas1e, producing the protein MNGEPILPPLKPIPIKDRISVAYVEKGNVDVLDGAFVVVDKNGIRTHIPVGSLVCIMLEPGTRVSHAAVVLASRVGCLLIWVGQSGVRLYSAGQPGGARADRLLYQAKLALDDETRLKVVRKMYEMRFKEKPPERRSIEQLRGIEAVRVRKMYELFARQYGVKWIHRNYDYTEWESGDVPNRCLSSATACLYGVTEAAILAAGYAPAVGFIHTGKPQSFVYDIADLFKFETVVPMAFRIASKNPKEPEREVRLACRDAFRQSRLLRRIIPTIEQVLSAGGLPFPGRPDESIAPAIPNKEVIGDAGHRG
- a CDS encoding Fic family protein, which encodes MKSLDREFLEQQAIPLEFAGTMRLLGEYRGKQELYTRQMPQVLNTLKQVAIIQSVESSNRIEGVIVDEKRLKPLLEKGATPANRSEAEVLGYKDVLSRIHTTYERFSITPETILKIHRDMLSRTDLPAGEWKRRDNTIEERLPDGRWITRYMPVSAQETPFYMNELCTRFNRLWEEGRIDRLLLLHAFVLDFLCIHPFTDGNGRVSRLLTVLLLHQSGYDVSRYISLERLIEESKESYYEVLNRVSENWKEGRRHAILPWWEYSLGILIAAYREFENRVGIIRSSRGAKTAWVREAIEHLPEEFGVGDLASICSGVSRPMIRVILEALRAEGKLEVLGTGRGAKWRKR
- the cas2e gene encoding type I-E CRISPR-associated endoribonuclease Cas2e, which codes for MLVIVVENAPPRLRGRLAIWLLEVRAGVYVGNVTRRVREMIWDTVIKGIEDGNAVMAWNTNTESGFDFVTCGANRREPVEIDGLKLVSFLPEISQDGEADSL